A genomic segment from Fusarium keratoplasticum isolate Fu6.1 chromosome 10, whole genome shotgun sequence encodes:
- a CDS encoding Transcription initiation factor IIA subunit 2 — protein MATGAQSFYELYRRSSIGLALTDTLDDLISDERINPQLAMKILGNFDQAITEALQKNVKARLQFKGSLDTYRFCDEVWTFLIKNVTFKMDTGGQAVTANKVKIVSCNAKKPEGT, from the exons ATGGCTACGGGCGCGCAATCATTCTACGAGCTGTACCGTCGAAGCAG CATCGGCCTCGCTCTGACCGACACGctcgacgacctcatcaGCGATGAGCGCATCAACCCGCAGCTCGCCATGAAGATCCTGGGCAACTTTGACCAGGCCATCACGGAAGCGCTCCAGAAGAACGTCAAGGCGCGACTCCAGTTCAAG GGGAGCCTCGACACGTACCGATTCTGCGACGAAGTCTGGACattcctcatcaagaacgTGACATTCAAGATGGACACTGGAGGTCAAGCCGTCACcgccaacaaggtcaagattgTTAGTTGCAACGCCAAGAAGCCTGAGGGTACATGA